The region TGAAAAATAGTTCTAGGGCATCTCTCTGTGCCCATAGAAATGGCAAACTGAAGGTATGGCCTTTTGGTAGGTTAGGAGTTCAAAGATCCCAGTTCTAGTAGTTCCAATTGCTTTCAATTTTACAATCAGTCAGCTAGGGGCTTGTACAAGACTGGCTGGTGGATAGATGAAGCAACCTTAAATGTACTTTGTGACTCAAATATGCGGGGGAAGAAACAAAATACcacttttatttcaaaattttatagtcctcatggattttatagaaaacaaaattatgcaTATCTTCTACCTCATTGAAATTGCTTATCTCACGATTGAGCAATTAAATGATGGCATTAATGGaaaactttttaatattttttccagGTTCAAAATCTTCTGCAGCAAATGGTGAGTCTGTTATTTCTTAGGTCTTGTCCTTGGTGATGTTATACCTCTATTTTTTGCTGACAACCTTGAATTTGCAGCAATCTAGGTTCCAGACAATGTCCGACTCCATCATTTCTAAGAATATCCTTTTCATTTTCCAcatgttaattaaattttacaaaaaatgttcTAATGTCTTGACAAACTAAGATCTTCTCTGGCATTTGTATGCatctaattttgtttttggttttattaGCATTTCAGTTGAACTGCTTATGAAGATCTATATGCATCACTTTCCATTTTTACAATGAAAAATTTAGGATTGCTTTCTTGCCATgacttttctcttttctatcaTAACTACTGGCTTTTCCACGCACACatctctgtctgtctgtctgtctctctccctcccctCCCTCTAAGCAGGGTTGGGTGGGATGATGTTTGGTTTGCCATGTTTCTTTTTGAATAAGCGATAAAATGTTTGAAATGCCACCAGATACCTCTTCAGTAGATGCTAAAACCACTGGAGTCAACCACCCTATCTTTGCCTCTTACATGATAATTAGTACCGATGCGGATAAAACTATTGTTTCTTTAACTATAATGCAGTTGTACTTGATGAGATGGGAAGTCGGATAGATGAGTTGGAGCAGAGCATCAATGATCTGAGGGCTGAGATGGGGCAAGAGGGGTTGCCTTCTCCATCGAAGCCCAAAGAAGACTCCCCCCAAGATAGGTGACGCTTCTGCATAGTGTATTTTAAATCATGCTGTTTTGATCACGGTGGTAGTTTTCTCTTAGCAGTTTCAGTTCACTTGTGATTCTTGAATATTGGGGTTTTGTTATTTTGGAATGGTATGAATGCCAATGGGGCCTGTAACTGAGCAACGGCCGAAGCATTTTCTACTTCTATACAGAATATGTTTTATCCTCTGCCttcatttttattctatttgAAGACAATAGGAATAGCTTGTGAAGTTTGATTATCATGTCCAATTTGGTTGCTCAGTCTAGCAATTCAAGAGTTCCCTTCAAGTAAGCCTTTTGGTTGAATATCTTTGCATTATTACAATTGCTAAAAGAATTTTTACATGGTTTTATCATTTGAGGGTGCAATCTAATGTGCTTATTTTGATGTCAACGaccataaattaaatttacatgatCGCTAgatttgtgttttttatttatttaaatctataTTGATATTAACGAtcagctagaattcatgtagtcaatCACTCCTAATGAGaaatatcaaaacttaataTGTTATTGATTAAACTAAAAGTTAacgattttttttctaaaatgataGATCGGTTGCAAGTTGAGAGGGGGAGGGGCGAAATACCCATTTTCACCTTGCTCTCTCTTGCCTATAGGCGCccatcaaaatcaaacaaaaaaattattgtcctaaAATGACCatgaaagataataaaatatatgtaaaattttatttaaatgatttatttatcCATCCTCTTTATGAACATGGTATGGTTTTTCTCTTCAAAGACATGGAAATAGCAGCTgtgttcattttattttattgtggtGCTGATTAGTGACTGATTTATTTACATGTGAAAGTCATAAAGACATTTGAGGCTGCTTTTGATTGCTTTGGTTGTGAACTTATTTCACTTGTGAGTTGTGACTGCTTTAAATAGGTGACAAAGCGAAGCCAACTGtgcccaaaaagaaaagaaaaaatattattatttttaatatttttgttattaaaaatatattttatttgttatgatATCTTTATTTGGATTAGGGTAATGAACTCATAAATgtcatgtaattttttatttatatataaccaTATGATTGagtatttaaaattacatgcattagtaattttaaaattaaagtgcaCTCTCTaatgtatattttttcatattcatCCAAGCAAGCATTCATGAGTGGTATGGTATAAGATGAAGATGAAATGTGCCTTAGGCCATAGATCGAGTGATTGGGAAGTTATAAATTGGAATTCACACTAATAAGTTGTGAGTTCGACTCTTTATCTTGTACAGTAAAATGAAATCTTGcatttgtgatttattttttctattaaaattaaagatacgAGCGGCAAAGATCGCTCAAGATGATCGTCTCAAGACAAGGCAAAGAAGTGAACACAAATTTATCACTAAAATATTAGATTTTGGGATGATGACTAATAAAGCATatgtataatattattatttattgaagCACTATTAAGGGAATCAAACATCAAACATGTTTATATTTGGCCATGTTAGATACAAACCAGCCAGCCACctcccaaaaattatttataaaaagaaaaaaaccaaatatatattatcttaattcaaacaaaaataaaataattaaaattaatggcgGCAGCGGGTGATGGCACTGCAGCCGCGGTGGTAGGGGTTGGCCGGAGCTCCCCGCCGGCAATTGTAGTACGACGCGCCGCTTCTCCGGCATGGCACAATGTTCCTCCTCAGAGCACCGTAGCTTATGTACCTCCTCACCGCCGCTAACATGCGCCTGTTAATCTCTGagtccatctccatctccatctccatgtCCACGCATTCCCCCACCGAGCCACCGCACGCCGCCATCTCCGGAGGGGAGTACCACCCCAGCTGGTGGCTGTTTCCGGCGGACGAGGGTGGCAGCAGCACCAGGAGCAGCGCCCAGAGCTCAAGAAACGCAGTGAGCTTCGCCATTTCTGCTTCTCTGAGAAAGGCAGGCGTGGGTAGGCCTTTGTATATGTTGAAAGGGGTGGTTGGAAATGCCCCTGGGTTGGGATTTATTTACAAGTTTACATACCCTTTTTGGAAATTTGCAAGCGGTATAATTGTAATCTAAGCAAGGACTAAATTCATGCTTAGATTATTTATAGGgtaaattattaagaaatcactaaattttaatttgaatatgaAATTTGTGTGGAAACTTAAATGATATATACATACCAACAATGGGCAATTGGGTGGGTAAAAATTGGGGACAGAAATTGAGTAACACCATGCTCTACAAGCCGAGagctcaaaaattgaaaataattccatAAAACATTTTCCTTTACTTCAACTTCAATATTAGGCATGAACTATGAGTGATAATTTAATACCCGGAGAGTtcagagagattagtatatatcgaggatagtgtaagaaaggaaacaataccagctgaaTACTTTTTGGACTAAATGTTGacaaaaaattctcaaattaagcgtgcttgacctgggataattcagggatgggtgacccccctgagaagttcgcgtagccctatcaggataagttgttccggttcttcttatcgctcgaacgggatgttacagataGGGTTCACaatggtttgatttgattttaattcctgtcaaaattataaaaaaattaaacttaaattactaaaaccaaacaATTAcccattagttttaaaaattaaaaatcataatcaaattattcgattttggtttagttttgattttaattatgatttttttagtttgatccataatctcttatcagattttatttttttaaatatttaattaattatttttattaatagttatttgattgataaaaaaataatttaaaattaagttttatttttatttgttaattactttataaatgttaaatattttatatatttgtaatgcattagttaaaatattcataaaaaatgcattagttaatatatatatattatgtgtatataatatattaaataaatatatatattatatatatatatatgtgtatatttggtttggtttggttcgattaCCCACACATTCGGTTCGATTTTGATTCaggttttattttgaatttagtgaaaaccataatcaaaccatacTCATTGAgacagtgttcgatttttctCTAAACCAAACCATTGCCAAGTTAAACGGTTTTTAATCACATTGACCGATTCGATTTCGGTTCAGTCCCCCCACAATTTCAATTGCAATTGTCATCCCTAATAAGTGATGAACAATAATTAGAGTGAtggaaataaattttcaaaattaaatttattatatatatataattttaataattggaaacaaaaaatacaaaaataataaatacttgATTGGTTGACTGTGttataaaatttgtatatatttaagtGGTAATCACTGTATACTTAAGTGGTAATCACAGTCACTAATGCTCAGAAACGATTGGGAGACACCATTTTGGCTTTTTCGAAACATTTctggttttgaaaattttaaaaatgtcttctataattttagaaacattttgggcatattttgtaataagttcaaaatattaaaaaatcattttggaGGACTAATACTAGTTAAAGATGGAAGAAATTTTGTCTTTAATCAGAACATATATCATCATTTCTCACTTCTCAGTCTCACACCCTAGCCCAAGTTCCTTCCTCTCGCCTCTCAACTCTTGACTTTCTAATCATTCTTTTATCATTGTTCCCCGTGTTGGTCAATTGCTCAGTGTCCACATGCCCAACTGAAGAGGTAAGCTAGTGAGGTATGTGCCTTAGGCCCTTAATCCCTTCAgtctaataaataattattttaattctttattttttattaaaaaattgaaagcccttaaaataataatgaccTAAGACCCCAATCATTTGAGCCGGTCCTGAGTGCTCGACAGAGTCACCAATTCACAACTCTAATTGCTCAATTGTTGGGTCTTTAATTGCTCGCGATGTcatgaatttataattatatttatttgaatgtattatagaataaatttatatttatttttaaattaaataattatttttaaattttttagattaaaaattatatttataaaaaattcttatagttttttaaaatgtttctacctcgtgtttttattttttatttattttttttgtttttattttatataaaaaaatatttgttgtttatGTTACTGTGCAAGCTAGCTGGTAAGTAGAGCACGTCTCCGGGTCCACGACGCAAAGGACTTCAAATTTGGACTGCCATTCCATGGCCGATGCTTTCAAATCTTGTCGCCCAAGCAATGCCCACTGCTTGCTGTATATGATACAACGAAGAAGGGGAGGCAACCATCGAATCGGAGGACCATGGCGGCGATGGCGCACCCTTCAACGAAGCTGGAGTATTATTTCCAATTTGACTGGCGATGTCAAAATCGATTTGGattgagatttattttatttaaaggagtatttttttaaattatttttttattaacatagaattttgtgtatatttataaatgatattagatttataaataaatatttaatatcatgaAATTAGTTGtaacaatatcacttttgtagtATCAATATTCGATTAGTGATACTTGTTCTttttatatgcaatttttttggatttgtttttttagttaaattttgtatttatttgtgtggttgatggtttgattgttaTTTGTTTTCGATTCAGATTCGTAACAAACCCTGTTATGATAAAAACAAAGCACAATCAAATCATTAACCACACAAATGAACACATAATTTAACGTAAAAAACttaaatcgaaaaaaatcacgaaaaaaataacaaaatatcactaatcaaATATTGGTACTATAAAATTGATACTATTGTAACTAATTACAGGGCGTTAaacacttatttatagacatacaaataaaattctattctaataaaaagattattaaaGGGATGTTccttcaaatgaaataaattctagtcaaaatcgaatttgacaacatcttaatcacagtcaaattcgaAATCTTAACCTAAGTCAAGTTAGAAGTCCCGCTtagttaaatataaatttcgaGTCACAATTATAATATCTTGTTTTTCCtctttatgtttgtttgaatgaaTTGTGgattttatgattatatttatttgaatgcattatgaaatttatgtttatatttgtttaaatgtaatacattataaaatttatatttatatttgtttgaatgaaagaatttatgtttatttttaaattgaataattatttttatattaaaaattatatttataaaacaatttctatattttttaaaatgttttatctcgtgttttcatttcttactcGTTTTCCGTTTccatttcatataaaaaatatttgtcattgGTAATTTACTCACgttttttaaaatgaacaaaataagaTTGGAAtacttttcaaaccaaaatataaattgatcaaaataaaattgagaagtatttcaaaatttctatcagactgtttattaatttttttagaattcatTGGGAGttatactttttcttttcatatatttatgaaatgcatatgataagcactgaaataagaattttattaccaaaatatctctattatcaaattcatttaaaactGTTTGTTAatatcaacaacaaatttataattaaaatagtattttatgattaatgtaaattatcaaaaaaataaaaattaaaaatagtattttattttctaaatcaatgttaaaaaataaattctaaaaaaactcaaaaactagAGATAATTATTggtggaattacaataattccgttgagataaataaaaatttttaaaatatatttttatattaaataataaaatataaaattaagtaaaataattttaaaaaccgACAAAAGGAATATGCAAGGGTCGGTGAAAATAAGGGAGAGATCTACAAGTAGAGTTGTCGTATGATGAAGCTAAGGGAAAAGAAGTAGACTAGCGATCGTGAACGGTGAAGCAAAGGGGAAAGGGAGACCAACAATGACCGGATGGTGAGGGTGGCGAGAAAGATCAGTGAGCAAGGGTTGTCGGACGATGAAGCCAATGGGGAAGAAGTATACCAGTGGTCGGGAAAAAAAGACTAGCAATGGCCAGACGGTGAAAATGGCGAGGAAAATCAGTGAGCAAGGGTTGTCGGACACTGAAGCCAAGGGGGGGAAATTGACCAGCAGTTATTGGATGGTAAAACGAAAGGGAAAAAGAGACCAATGGTGGTCACATAATAAAGGTGGCGAGGAAGATTGGTGAGCAAGGGTTGTTGGACGATGAAGCTAATGGAAAAGAAGTATACCAACGATCGTGAGATGATGAAGGGAAAGGGAAAATGAGATCAACGGTGGCTAGACAGTGAAGGTAATAAGAAAGATTGGTGACCAAAGGTGTTAGACAATGAATCGGAGGGAAAAAGGAGATCAATAGTAGTCAAACGACAAATATGGCAAGGAAGATTGGTGAGTAAAGGATCCCTTGAGGAGAAGATAAACACTAGGAAGAGATTTTTATATGAAAGACATATAACTAATTTATGCTTATTTGTAAAAGAATCAAGAAGtcacataaatttttaaaaaaaaattatcaaataaatttaataaatatattaacaaataaaaaataaaaatattttttatatctgaCCTTTATCTCACATTTTAATTAACAAAGACAGCCCCAAACAATATTCCAACTGCACTGTAGTCTGTAGAGCACCTCTTCTGGTCCACGACGGCGCAGAGGACTTCAAATTTGGACTGCCATTCCATGGCTGATGCTTTCAAATCTTGTCGCCCAAGCAATGCCCACTGCTTGCTGTTTATAATACAACGAAGAAGAGGAGGCAGCCATCGAATCGGAGGACCATGGCGGCGATGGCGCACCCTTCAACGAAGCTGGAGTATTACCACAGCATGTGGAAGCTTCATTCCAGCTCCACCTTACTCTCCTTCTCCAAGGTTTGTTTCTTCATGCTCCACGCTAGCTCTTCTCTTGATGGATCCATCGACTTCTACTCTGAATTGACATGGGTGTGCCTTGGTTTCAATTGTTGGTGAAGGGTGAAGACGGACGGTCGGTGATGGTGCTGGACGCCACTATCTTCCACCCACAAGGCGGCGGTCAGCCCTCCGATACCGGTTTCATCGCCCTTTCCGCCGATCCGCACCTCAAATTCATCGTCAATGACGTCCGATCGAGGGATGGGATTGTgggtttctttcttctcctttcacTGGAACTGTTAAGCCTTTTTTGTTTCCCCAAAATTGTGAATCTCCTCCACCCGAGCGGGCCAAAGTGGCACGAGGGTTGAAAGTGTCTGTGAAATGTCTCAAGTTCGACTCTATCTCTATGCCCTTGTAGACCTAGTGGGCGGCCCGCCATGAGGGTATTCCAAGTTTAGGGGGGGAAGGAGCTAATAAAGTTGTCATTAAAACCTAGCGATCCCATGGACGACACTTGGGGTGTAACATTAGAAGGTTAGCATGAACTTGGCCCCACTGGAATTGACATAATTGGTAGGGCGAGGGGTTGAGCCTGCGTCTTTTGCAGACAAGTATTCTTTGGAAACCATACTTGCTCCTTTATACCAAGCAGCAAGCAGAATTGGGAATTTCCATTTTGACATCGGGATTATGGGTTTTAGCTCAAAGTGCAACCTTGCTTCCTTGTCTTTAGGgttaatatttttgtgtatgaCTGAAGAAActgaaaaacaaatattaacgaaatttacaaattttataaaaaaaaaaatatttttttaattttctttatgttCCCATCCATGTGATCAGAGGATAGAAGATTGTCAAGCTATTTTGTTGGGGACCTACACAAAGACTAAcgtattacaataataattctTGAATTATTTCAATTGAATGGTTTCACTTGTGGAACCAAATGGTCCCTTTTTGTTTCATTAGTCATCATCTGATTCTTGACTCAGAAATGGGTTTCTCGATCTTGATCTGTTTGGGGCAGGTTTTTCATTATGGGGTTATTGAGGATTCCAGTGAGGGACttgaagcaaagctcaagagtGGGGTTGAAGTTGCCCTACATGTTGATGAGTTGCGTCGGAAGCAGAATTCTAGGTATAacaatttatggaaataaactttattttgaattatgtaAGGTAATATTATTAGGACTTGGTTTTTCTAACCATGCTTTAAGACCCCAAGAGTATAAAATGCCTAATGTCATTTAGTTTGTGGCAAtagattatcttttcttttagaAAGAAATCATGATTGGCAAGCAATAATTCATGTGGCCGATCTCACCTAGTAGGATTAGGACTTCGTATGTTGTTGCTTTGTTACTTTGGTATATATGCATCCGCTAACTGTATAAAGCATTTGTTTTGGCATTTTTGTGATATGTTATATCTGTTCTATTAGTTCCATGACTATTTAGGCAAACATCCTTTGGCAATCATGCCAAAGTTGTAGCAAATACAAATTACATGCCCCTCAGTGCTTCCGAAAATTAGAAAAACAGAATGAAATTGCAGGAAAATAGTGATACCAGTCGGTGGAATACGTGCTTCACAATGTAAGTCTTATTAAGTGGTACCAGAACTTCCCTTTCTATAAACAAAAACCAGAGCAATAATCTTGGAATTTTGGAAATTCATTTTCCCATCCATATCATGGTGTGTATATTCAGCATACTGGTGCTCGCAGCTTAACCAAACGTGAATTTTTGATGACTTATGTTTGTAGGATGCATTTAGTTGTTTCTGGTCCTGTACTTTGAATCTGTTCTTT is a window of Diospyros lotus cultivar Yz01 chromosome 10, ASM1463336v1, whole genome shotgun sequence DNA encoding:
- the LOC127811007 gene encoding heat shock factor-binding protein-like, whose translation is MDGYDADDPKQSAADMTVFVQNLLQQMQSRFQTMSDSIISKIDEMGSRIDELEQSINDLRAEMGQEGLPSPSKPKEDSPQDR
- the LOC127811228 gene encoding rapid alkalinization factor-like, with amino-acid sequence MAKLTAFLELWALLLVLLPPSSAGNSHQLGWYSPPEMAACGGSVGECVDMEMEMEMDSEINRRMLAAVRRYISYGALRRNIVPCRRSGASYYNCRRGAPANPYHRGCSAITRCRH